A genomic segment from Bacillota bacterium encodes:
- a CDS encoding electron transfer flavoprotein subunit beta/FixA family protein, translated as MNIIVCIKQVPATNEVKINKETNTIIREGVEAIINPFDMYAIEEGLRIKDKKGGKVTVLSMGIPSVAELLKEAISLGVDDAILLSDKAFAGSDTLATSYALSMGIKKIGEYDLIICGKQATDGDTAQVGPSLAEKLGIPHTTYVRKIEEIKEGYIRCQRLTDDGYEVIEMPLPALLTVVKEINEPRLPSLKGMMRAKKAIIKIWTADDINADKDLCGLKGSPTQVIKTFTPVHDIKSEIIEGTPEEQARKLVDKLLSMQF; from the coding sequence TTGAATATAATTGTTTGTATTAAACAGGTCCCTGCAACTAATGAAGTTAAAATAAATAAAGAAACCAATACCATTATCCGGGAAGGTGTTGAAGCAATTATCAATCCTTTTGATATGTATGCTATAGAAGAAGGATTGAGAATAAAAGATAAAAAGGGCGGTAAAGTAACTGTATTGAGTATGGGTATACCAAGTGTAGCCGAACTATTAAAAGAAGCAATCAGTTTAGGTGTTGATGATGCAATACTCTTAAGCGACAAAGCTTTTGCAGGGTCGGATACCCTTGCTACTTCTTATGCCCTTTCCATGGGTATAAAAAAGATAGGAGAATATGATTTAATAATATGCGGTAAGCAGGCAACGGATGGTGATACTGCACAGGTTGGCCCAAGCCTGGCAGAGAAGCTGGGTATTCCTCATACCACATATGTCAGGAAAATTGAAGAAATAAAAGAGGGATATATTAGGTGTCAGCGTTTAACTGATGATGGTTATGAAGTAATTGAAATGCCTCTCCCGGCACTTTTAACTGTGGTTAAAGAGATAAACGAACCCCGCCTTCCTTCTCTTAAGGGTATGATGCGGGCAAAAAAAGCTATAATTAAAATATGGACTGCAGATGACATTAATGCAGATAAAGATTTATGCGGTTTAAAGGGTTCACCTACACAGGTAATAAAAACTTTTACGCCTGTCCACGACATAAAGAGCGAAATTATAGAGGGTACGCCTGAAGAACAGGCCAGAAAACTTGTAGATAAATTATTGTCAATGCAGTTTTAA
- a CDS encoding 4Fe-4S binding protein — MASINILVENCTGCKLCIRACPFGAIEVEDRKARILENCTLCGACVASCKFKAILFEKDETKNGINLSQYKGVWVFGEHKNGVPAGVVLELLGEGRKLADKLKVTLSAVILGENVKESAQLLIHHGADTVYLIDNPALKHYNDESYADILVQLIARYKPEIVLMGATTYGRSLAPRVASRLNTGLTADCTGLEIDEESRNLLQTRPAFGGNLMATIICPNHRPQMATVRPKVMKPLERDLSRKGEIIEPEVKIPGNIKVKVKDVVTTLSEAVSLTEADIVVSGGRGLGDPKNFALVEELARVLGGAVGASRATVDAGWIDYSHQVGQTGKTVGPKVYFACGISGAVQHLAGMSSSDVIVAINKNPEAPIFKVATYGIVGDVLEVLPELIKEFKRRLNQ; from the coding sequence ATGGCAAGTATAAATATATTGGTGGAAAATTGTACCGGTTGTAAACTTTGCATACGGGCGTGCCCTTTTGGCGCAATAGAAGTTGAAGACAGAAAAGCCAGAATTCTTGAAAACTGTACACTTTGCGGGGCATGTGTTGCTTCTTGTAAGTTTAAAGCCATACTCTTTGAAAAAGATGAGACAAAAAATGGTATAAATTTATCCCAATATAAAGGAGTATGGGTTTTTGGCGAGCATAAAAACGGAGTTCCTGCCGGTGTTGTCCTGGAACTTCTGGGAGAGGGCAGAAAACTTGCTGATAAATTAAAAGTAACCCTTTCAGCCGTTATTTTAGGAGAAAATGTAAAAGAATCCGCACAATTATTAATTCATCACGGAGCCGATACAGTGTATTTAATTGATAATCCTGCCCTGAAACACTATAATGACGAGTCATATGCCGATATTTTAGTACAGCTTATAGCCAGATATAAACCCGAAATAGTGCTCATGGGGGCAACAACTTATGGACGTTCACTGGCTCCTAGAGTTGCTTCAAGATTAAATACCGGCTTGACGGCAGACTGCACAGGGCTGGAAATAGATGAAGAAAGCCGGAACTTATTGCAAACCAGGCCGGCATTCGGCGGCAATTTAATGGCAACAATCATTTGTCCCAACCATAGACCGCAAATGGCAACAGTACGTCCGAAAGTAATGAAGCCGCTTGAAAGAGATCTTTCAAGGAAGGGAGAAATTATAGAACCTGAAGTAAAAATTCCGGGCAATATAAAGGTTAAAGTTAAAGATGTTGTAACAACTCTTAGTGAAGCAGTAAGTCTTACAGAAGCGGATATTGTTGTATCGGGGGGCCGAGGTCTAGGTGACCCCAAAAATTTTGCTCTTGTGGAAGAATTGGCAAGAGTACTGGGAGGCGCTGTAGGAGCATCCCGCGCTACTGTTGACGCAGGCTGGATTGATTACAGCCATCAAGTGGGTCAGACGGGCAAAACCGTTGGACCAAAAGTTTATTTTGCATGTGGAATTTCAGGAGCTGTACAACATCTTGCAGGAATGTCTTCATCCGATGTTATTGTCGCAATAAATAAGAACCCTGAAGCGCCGATATTTAAAGTTGCAACTTATGGCATTGTAGGAGATGTCCTTGAAGTGTTGCCTGAACTAATAAAGGAGTTTAAGAGAAGGTTAAATCAATAA